A section of the Maylandia zebra isolate NMK-2024a linkage group LG8, Mzebra_GT3a, whole genome shotgun sequence genome encodes:
- the hexd gene encoding hexosaminidase D → MSCPPWPKGKKVVHLDLKGAPPRVEYLHRLIELFSELGVDGLLVEYEDVFPYDGELKLLQATAQPAYSRDEVLSMQEFARSKGMEVIPLVQTFGHMEFVLKHRSMWHLREVAHCVGTLNPHREEGVKVVMEMLRQVVELHPGLSTLHIGADEVYMLGEGEESKLWLASPGRTVEQLFLSHVTKVARAVKEAWPHMTIIMWDDMMRGMSLDTLKASGLVGLVQPMLWDYTPNLDVSQTVSLLEKYCSAGMADLWAASSFKGSTSVYTCVTSTQRHLDNHLQWLKVAASLSPAVNIKGIAITGWQRYDHLSVLCELIPVAIPSLAVCLQTLLHGQFSAEAQSKVTGKLGISSVEVETMGMTCVPDTVFPGRRLAELIVELNALLNSEDIRFFENSMFVRGWFSPYQRQRKTVTPLITMQIHNQASLYLATLQQKVEAVREEMASLYPDSTVQEWIEEHVSPVTAPLQRITEDVAACLKEMVP, encoded by the exons ATGAGCTGTCCACCTTGGCCTAAAGGGAAGAAAGTGGTGCACCTGGACTTAAAAGGTGCTCCTCCACGAGTTGAATACCTGCACAGG CTgatcgagctcttctctgaacTGGGAGTGGATGGCCTGCTGGTGGAGTATGAGGATGTGTTTCCTTATGATGGGGAGCTGAAGCTGCTCCAGGCAACAGCACAACCTGCTTACAG CCGAGATGAGGTGCTGTCTATGCAGGAATTCGCCAGATCCAAGGGGATGGAGGTGATCCCACTCGTGCAGACATTTGGTCACATGGAG TTTGTGTTAAAGCACCGATCCATGTGGCACCTAAGAGAGGTGGCACACTGCGTGGGAACCCTGAACCCCCACAGAGAGGAGGGGGTGAAGGTGGTGATGGAGATGCTGAGGCAGGTAGTGGAGTTGCATCCGGGGCTCAGCACGCTCCACATTGGAGCAGATGAG GTGTACATGCTGGGTGAGGGCGAGGAGTCCAAGTTGTGGCTGGCTTCACCTGGGCGTACAGTGGAGCAACTGTTCTTAAGTCATGTGACCAAGGTGGCCAGGGCTGTCAAGGAGGCGTGGCCTCATATGACCATCATAATGTGGGATGATATGATGAGAGGCATGAGCCTGGACACACTGAAAG CCAGTGGTTTAGTGGGACTCGTCCAGCCTATGTTGTGGGACTACACCCCAAACCTGGATGTGTCCCAAACTG TGTCTCTGCTGGAGAAGTACTGTAGTGCCGGTATGGCAGATCTTTGGGCAGCCAGCTCCTTTAAAGGCTCCACCAGTGTTTACACCTGTGTGACCAGCACGCAGAGACACCTGGATAATCACCTGCAGTGGCTGAAGGTGGCTGCTTCTTTGTCTCCTGCTGTAAATATAAAGGGTATTGCCATCACAGGCTGGCAAAG GTATGACCATCTGTCAGTGCTGTGTGAGCTGATCCCAGTGGCTATTCCATCACTAGCAGTCTGTCTCCAGACTCTCCTTCACGGACAGTTCAGTGCTGAGGCCCAGAGCAAAGTAACCGGGAAGCTGGGGATCTCATCAGTGGAGGTGGAGACCATGGGAAT GACATGTGTACCTGACACAGTGTTCCCAGGAAGGAGGCTGGCTGAGTTAATCGTGGAGCTCAATGCACTCCTCAATTCAGAAGATATAAGATTTTTTGAAAACAGCAT GTTTGTGAGAGGATGGTTTAGCCCATACCAGCGGCAGAGGAAAACTGTTACCCCGCTAATCACCATGCAGATTCACAACCAAGCATCCCT GTATTTGGCTACATTACAGCAGAAGGTGGAGGCAGTGAGAGAGGAGATGGCCAGTCTCTACCCAGATTCAACAGTCCAGGAGTGGATAGAGGAACACGTCAGCCCTGTAACAGCTCCTCTTCAGAGGATAACAGAGGATGTTGCAGCCTGTTTGAAGGAGATGGTGCCATAG
- the cybc1 gene encoding cytochrome b-245 chaperone 1 homolog — protein MGYMTVEDQSSTLLHLKRSPGIRSWSLLVGIASVGLTAAYYSSDSIPWKLFYVAGCLFVAMQNMEEWEEAVFDKTKNLIELKTFSLYTLVLTLWRKGQEKVVLDLDQLCDICVQEERVRYLGKGYLLMLKLAAGFSYPLTQSATLGGRSDVEAVAALLKRFLALEELQKRRQQEYEAEYGDAEDEDSLDNSTDSDEADKL, from the exons ATGGGATACATGACAGTAGAAGACCAGAGCTCCACCCTGCTCCACCTAAAGAGATCCCCGGGGATCCGTTCATGGTCTCTTCTTGTTg GTATAGCATCTGTTGGCTTAACAGCTGCATATTACAGCTCAG ACAGCATCCCGTGGAAGCTCTTCTACGTGGCCGGCTGTCTGTTTGTGGCCATGCAGAACATGGAGGAATGGGAGGAGGCTGTGTTTGATAAAACCAAGAACCTGATTGAGCTTAAGACCTTCAGTTTATACACTTTAGTCCTGACTCTGTGGAGGAAGGGCCAAGAAAAAG TTGTGCTGGATCTGGACCAGCTGTGCGATATCTGCGTACAGGAGGAAAGGGTGCGTTATTTGGGAAAAGGTTATCTGCTGATGCTGAAGCTGGCTGCAGGCTTCTCCTACCCCCTCACTCAGAGTGCCACGCTCGGGGGACGCAG TGATGTGGAGGCAGTGGCTGCTCTGCTCAAGCGCTTCCTGGCACTGGAGGAACTGCAGAAACGTCGGCAGCAGGAGTATGAGGCTGAGTACGGGGACGCAGAGGATGAAGATTCTCTAGACAATAGCACCGACTCAGATGAAGCAGACAAGCTGTGA